In a genomic window of Scomber japonicus isolate fScoJap1 chromosome 17, fScoJap1.pri, whole genome shotgun sequence:
- the ccdc167 gene encoding coiled-coil domain-containing protein 167 has translation MTHSGVKMAKVKDKRREKISVASEIDRLEERRARCQDNLERAEYRSRKEKLSEKERQELDDEMAIISERVEKLDKELQMLRGENRRNMLLSVALLAVSTLFYYVFIYSEEDS, from the exons ATGACTCATTCTGGTGTTAAAATGGCTAAAGTAAAAGACAAACGACGAGAGAAAATCAGCGTCGCCAGTGAG ATTGACCGTCTGGAGGAGCGGCGGGCCCGTTGCCAGGACAACCTGGAGAGGGCGGAATACAGGAGCAGAAAGGAGAAGCTGTCTGAGAAAGAGAG GCAGGAACTGGATGATGAAATGGCAATTATAAGTGAGAGGGTCGAAAAGTTAG ACAAGGAGCTACAGATGTTAAGAGGAGAGAACCGGAGGAACATGCTGCTGTCAGTGGCTCTGCTAGCTGTCAGCACTCTCTTCTACTATGTCTTCATCTACAGTGAAGAGGACTCATGA